From Thalassophryne amazonica chromosome 5, fThaAma1.1, whole genome shotgun sequence:
aaacacacacaactaaaaccagactaaaaaCAGTTATTAATGAAAGCAAGTACATTTTAGATCTTCATTCAGACCAAAAGGTTCCAAGGTGCCTAAAgtgtaaatccaaaatgcttctctacataagagttttttaatgatatcaccacctctgggtggagctgtgattctctcaatcccccaaaattttaaGGATGCTGGAGAGCCACGACCGGCCTGTTTGtagtgccttgccatggcataGGTTAGATTCTGAGTAcagattgctgttttatgttcagctatccgtaatttgagttgacgttttgtttggccaatatatgacaatccacaagggcattttaaaagatatactacatgagtagtattacaattgataaatgaagaaatagaatattgcttaccagtgcaaggatgagagaaacatgaagcattagtggaatttgaacaatgtgcacaattaccacatCTAAAGAAACCTTTTGGTGAGCTGGAGGGCCAGGCAGTTGAGACGGGAATAatcatatctgaatgaacaagtctATCAGGAATATTTCGGGCACACCGAAATATAAATTTAGGCggttcagcacagatgtctttaagtgtgggatcactcttaagaatgtgccaatatttataaattatgttttttattcttcctgcaaatggagtatagcaggtagaaaaaaacaatttagatgttgaAGATTTAGATTTTTTCTTAAGTAAAGAGACACGATCAGTATTTAGAGCTCTGCCCCATGCTTTACCAATGTCAGTTCTACTATAATCACGTTGTTCAAACAGAGTTGCTAGATAGGCTGCTTTTGACATGAAATCCGTGATAGAACTACAATTTCTTCTAACTCGCAAAAACTGACCCACTGGTATGTTATGAACTAAATGGGGCGGATGATTACTATCAGCTCTCAGTAAAGTATTTCTGCTAAGAGGTTGACGGTAAATAGTTGATTGCAAAGAATTATTGACATCCTTATAAATAGTGAGatctagaaaatctatggaatgaGGATTGTAGTTCATAGTAAAAGATAAATAATCTGTGGTGGAATTAATATAATTCAAAAATTGATGCAACTTATCATATGTGCCCCTCCAAATTAAGAGGACGTCATCAATGTATCTACGCCATAATGATATTTTTGAGTGAAAGGGGTTATTTTCAGTACTAAAGATATGTTTCTCTTCCCAAAAACCCATCACTAAACAGGCGtatgatggagcaaaagcactcCCCATAGCAGTAGTAGATAATAGTTGTAGATAATATTTATCTGAGTATTGGAAAAAATTATTCGATtgtgttttgattgtgttgaatgtttggtctccaaggtaaaggtcaaacaaggtcagcgtccattggattctatgacgtgataaCTAGGGATGATACATGGtataaactattcctttttaaaaccccgttaactcaactaataatttccatcatttttttaacaaaattggagcaactttaacttttgacccctgtacaaactgaaactgatctttgtcaccatttttgctgtttttaacgccataactcctgatcattcagtcatagatagtccaaactataccttttggaatctttacgatcagacaaataatgtggtgtagttttcaaaatgatttgagcattcttaattttgacccctgtgtaattcttcagttgacccctgcctggccacctactgaaaattcaagtggccagactgtaatgtctaaggagtatttttgccaacttttgtgcttgtatcaccatttgcacaattttgctctaaatattctcttagctgctgcactaagtTGGGTGATCTTGATCTTGATTTTGTTGTACTGATTTATGACAGAAGGAGTGCATGGTCAGAAGTCAATGAGGCAAGAAAGCATCTTTTCACTCAGAGGTCAAGATCACTGGAAAACATCCCCCCTACACAAGATGCTTTGAGACAACACATCAAAAGAGCAATGTACCAAGCTCACGTATGGAACCTTGCCTTGGTTCCTCAGCCACATTTGCCCAGTCCCTCAGACTGGGGATGCATTGACACTGATGTTGGTTGGCAGCCACTTTGGACAACCCTCCCTGAGGTATCACAGGCTTGCTTTGAACATGTGCACTGTGGTTGCTAAAAGGGCAGTGTTGGGCACTGTAAATGTAAAAAGGCAGCATTAAAATGCACAGCACTGTGCACGTTCTGGTGACTGCAGTGACTAAAACATTGTTCACTAGTTCTACTAGTTCACCCTTATGACTCTTTGATGTGATATAAGTGCGTGTTTGACTTGGTAGAATGGCCTTCGTCCTGGAATGATTGAAGCAGAGATCATAGAGAACAGTGTCCGCTTCCATCCCCTATGGATATAAGAGTAGAGCCACTAGGGAAATGGAGGAGGAGGGGATGGGATAATTTGCGGCGCCAGGGCGCATAATGTGAGGATGAGCTGGTGGGTTCATATCTCCTGGAAGATGGGAGACGGGTGAGTTGATGGCTGTCAATCATCCTATGAGTTCTTCCCGAACTTTGTTTAGAAAACAACATGTGGACACACCAAGTTGTAAACCCTTCTTATGAGTTCAAGTCTGTTGTTTCTGACGTGTTGAGGGTATGCCTCTATTTTTGTTGTATCCATGTTCATAGGTCTGTTCTTTTGCCTGGTTCATATTTGCATGTAATTGTTTGATAAAACACAAAGGAACTGTACATTTTATATTTAGGTTGACCAAAATGTGGGATCTTTTCAagcaaccttgacctttgacccctgcgAGTGACTGTTATTGACCTCTGGGGGTATTGGACATATCAGAAATGAGTTTTCCATGCTCAGAAACATGGAAATATACATTTAGTTTACATTTCCATCACATTTAGATCCTAAGACACATCAATTTCTAATTTAATACATAGAAATTTCATATCCTACAGGTCAATGACCTCTAGCTGACCCCAGGGGTGAAACTGCAAACGCATCCACATCTTAAATCAAAGCTTATGTCATTAAGAGCAAACCCTGAAAGTTTCATGCTTCTTTCATTTTGTGCATAATTCTTATGATAATCATAGCTTAACAGCCCCACTaatgtaaagtgaaatcttgatccagaatccgggatctggatcacctccaaaattgaatggtagaaattttgccaaaatccatgcagtagttttgacttaatcctgctaacaggcagacagacaaataaataaacacagatgattttcttATGTCCTTGACAGGTGTAATGAACATTCAACTTGATTTGTAAACCAACAGGGCTTGTGATGCAGATTCCATGACTTTCTGTTAACCTGAGTCCAGCATTGATATAACACAATCAAATATTCTGATATCACTTCCACAAAGGATCAGGCTGATCTGTGCCACTGTCTGTGTCACAGCGCCAACTTTGAAATTTGTCCACAGGTTGAGTCATCATTGCATAAAGATCATGTTATCAGCCAGTGGGAGGAGCAGATATCACAGAAAAAACAGGTGAGAGATTTGTCACCGTCAGCCAGTCACAGCTGTTTTATTGTTCATGTTTTGCTGTTGAAAAGTTTTTTTGAAATATACCGTATGTTCTCCTTATCTCTTCTTAAATTAAGCTTCCCAGTTTCCAGTCGGTTTGGCTCTGATATCAGTTTATATAAGCTCAGCAAtaacaaattttaaaaagccaTTGTTCtgacaaatcatttatgcaacaaATAAATATTTAATCAAACAGTGCTCATGTCATGTGTGAGCACAGTATCAAGTCAGCGATGCGCTCAGGCTCAGCCTTTCATCACACGGCTCATTAATGACAAAGTTTAGACACCTGCTGGAAGTGACCCCGTCTGTTTAAACATGCAGCAAGAAGTGGCAgagcaggaggaaaagaggcgctTTGAAAACGAGCATGAGAGGACTTGGAAAGAGGCTCTCGAGCGGATAAGGCGAGCAGAAGAGAAGAAGAAAGCAGAGGCATACAAAAGAGCAGAAGACCTCCGCAAGCAAATGGAAGAGCTGAAACTGAGGGAAGACGAGGTATGTGGATTTTGGATTaagcattttgcttctggaatatTGTGTCGAAATAGTGCTAAATAATTTGTTGTCATCCCCCCTCAGGCCACTCGTCTGAAGGAGGAGGAAGAGGCTCTGCAGGCTCAGCAGTGGGAGCTGGAGAAGATGGAAGAGGAGAGGAGGAAAGCAGAGGAAAGGCAAAAGAAATGTGAGATCAGGTAAATGAAGATTTTTCTGTAAACAGCTGACCACAAATGAGACAATACTTCACACTGATCAGGCATCTGGTTCATTGAATTGTTGTTCTGTCAGGCATTTCCTCTATCAACAATATCGTGCTCAGCTGAAGCAGAGAGCCCAAAGAGTGCAGGAGGAACTGGTGAGTGACCGTAACCTCCTGCTGCTGGTTTTCTCAAGTCATCTTTGACACCTTCTTTGGATTCCTGTGTCCCGACCAGGAGGCAGACCGTAAGATCCTGGCAGCGTTGCTAGAAAGAGAGCAGGAGGACAGGAGGCTGGAGAGTGCATGGCGGGAAAGGGCGATAGTCGATGCTGCCTGGATGAAACGTGTGATTGAAGAGCAGCTTCAGctggagcgagagagagaggctgAGATTGATATCCTGCAGCGGTAAACAATGATACTCTGTAGGCTTTAAATGAAATCTGCTGAAAATCAAGCCGCTGTTTTCTATCCAAATTAGGGAAGAAGCTCGACGCATGTGGGAGAACCGAGAAGCACAGTGGGCAAAGGAAAGGAAAGCCAGGGAGCGGCTCATGCATGAGGTGAACAGGTTACAGTATCAGCAGCACTGGGACTGATGAAAATGATTTTGAAAGGTCATTTTAATGGGATTCAGATGATTGCTGAATAACAACCTATTTGTGTTTCCTTGAAAAGGTGCTTGTGGGGcgacagcagcagctggagcTGAAGATGGAACAGAACCGTGAAGCTCAGGAGGAGTCCCTGAGGAGGCGAGAGGAGCTCATACAGGAACTGGAAAGAGAGCGCAACATCAGAAAAAGGGAGCGTGAACAGGAGGTGGCCCACAAGACATCACGGATGCAAGAGATAAATGCTCAAGTTGGCACCACTTCGTCCCAATTTGAAAACCAAAAATCTGATTAGGCTCTTTGTATTTTAATGACACATATGTACTCCAGGTGGAGCAGCAACACCAAGAGTGGTTGGAGGAGCGTTACAGGATGGAacaacaggaggaggaggacagagaagCTCTTCAAGCTGAGGAGGAGGAGCTGAGGCAGGAGATGCAGAGGATGACAAAGAAAGGCTACCAGGAAAAGGTAAAAGATTAAATCAGTCTGTATGAATAGAGCTCACCAAGGAGAAACATGAAAACTGCTCCTCAGTgttcatgtttaaaaaaatttatCTTTCAGATTCACATCAGACCCCGATCAGCCTGGACATGAGCAGCCCACAAGACTGAAATCAGAACAGCTTTGAAAGACAGTTTGACACATGCATTACCATTACTGTTCACATGAAACCTGTACCTCGATTTCAAGGCCATTCTTATGTTAtaatgcatctagaaagtattcagtgcttcacttttccatatTTTCTTATGTTCTAGCCTTATTCCATAACGGATGAAATtagttttttcccctcaaacgtctacacgcaataccccataatgacaatatgaaagtttcatatatatatatatatatatatatatatatatatatacacacagtagtgttcagaataatagtagtgctatgtgactaaaaagattaatacaggttttgagtatattttttattgttacatgtgaaacaaggtaccagtagactcagtagattctcacaaatccaacaagaccaagcattcatgcattcatgatatgcacactcttaaggctatgaaattgggctattagtaaaaaataagtagaaaagggggtgttcacaataatagtagcatctgctgttgacaaactcaaaactattatgtacaaactgctttttttttagcaatcctgtgaatcactaaactagtatttagttgtataaccacagtttttcatgatttcttcacatctgcgaggcattcattttgttggtttggaaccaagattttgctggtttactagtgtgcttggggtcattgtcttgttgaaacacccatttcaagggcatgtcctcttcagcatgaggcaacatgacctcttcaagtattttgacatatccaaactgatccatgatacctggtatgtgatatataggcccaacaccatatcatgatgcttgcaccaccatgcttcactgtcttcactgtgaactgtggcttgaattcagagtttgggggtcgtctcacaaactgtctgcggctcttggacccaaaaagaacaattttactcccatcagtccacaaaatattcctccatttctctttaggccagttgatgtgttctttgacaaattgttacctcttctgcacgtcttttatttaacagagggattttgcgggggattcttgcaaataaattagcttcacagaggcgtcttctgtcacagcacttacaggtaactccagactgtctttgatcatcctggagctgatcagtgggtgagcctttgccattctggttattcttctatccattttgatgattgttttctgttttcttccacgcgtctctggttttttttttgttgtccattttaaagcattggagatcattgtagatgaacagcctataatttttttacacctgcgtataagttttcccctctccattcaactttttaatcaaactacactgttcttctgcacaatgtcttgaatgtcccattttcctcaggctttcaaagagaaaagcatgttcaacaggtgctggcttcatccttaaataggggacacctgattcacacctgtttgttctacagaattgacgaactcactgactgaatgccacactactattattgtgaacacccccttttctatagtagagaagcttgaatcttcgactggactgggttgcttgacgtggggacaagacagaagtcagactacctacTACTACCtactttgaagcgaaacgtcctcacgtcaagcaacccagtccagtcgaagattcacgcttctctactatggaaaccacctggacaactgagagcctacacagaaacacccccttttctacttttttttactaatagcccaatttcatagccttaagagtgtgcatatcatgaatgcttggtcttgtttgatttgtgagaatctactggtaccttgtttctaatgtaacaataggaaatatactcaaaacctggattaatctttttagtcacatagcactactattattctgaacactactgtgtgtatgtgtatatatatctatatatatacatacacacacacacacgtgtgtatatatatatatatatatatatatatatatatatatatatagcaaatgtattaacaataaaaaaaaaaactaataaattacatgtacataagtattcacatgctttgccatgaagctcagaattgagctcgggtgcatcctgtttccagtgatcagccttgagatgtttctacagcttaattggagtccacctggggtaaattcagttgattggacataatttggaaagacacacacctgttgaCATACAAGGTctaacagttgacagtgcatatcagagcacaaactaagcatgaagtcaaaggaattgtctgtaggcctcAAAGAGACTATTGtgtcaaagcacaaatctggggaagggtacaatgAGCccactggcctccatcatccataaatccatcaggactcttcctagagctagccACCCGTCTAAATTGAATGATcggtggagaagggccttaatcagggaggtgaccaagaatcagtcactctgtcagagctccagcattcttgtgtggagagagaaccttctaggacaaccatctctgcagcagtacaccaatcaggcctgtatggtagagtggccagacagaagccactacttaataaaaggcacatagcagcccggCTGGAGCTTGCCAAAAGggacctgaaggactcagactatgacaaacaaaattctcttatctgatgagacaaagattgaactcttcggCATGAATTCCaagcatgtttggaggaaaccaggcaccatccatacagtgaagcgtagtggcagaatcatgctgtggggatgtttttcagtggcaggaactgggagactagtcaggattgatagAAAGAtgtcaatgtacagagacatcctggatgaaaacctgctccagagcgctcttgacttcagactggggcaatggttcgtctttcagcaggaccctaagcacatagccaagatatcaaaggagtggatccaaaaatggctgtgcaccgacgctccccatccaacctgttggagcttgagaggtgctgcaaataaGACTggtcaaaactgcccaaagatatgtgcaccaagctcgtggcatcatattcaagaaaacttgagaatgtaattgctgccaaaggtgcatcaacaaaattttgagcaaagggtgtgaatacttatatacatgtaatttcttatttttaatatatttgcaagaataaaataaaaaaaaaaaaaacttattctgTCATTTTGGCATGTAGTGAGGAATTTTTCCTcagttttggaaaaaggctgtaacaaattgaaaattgaagcgctgtgaatactttccagatgcaccgtacactTATATTGCTGGAACTTTGGAGTTTTTCAGCCACTTGTAAAACCTCTATCAGGGTATACATTTGACtattttaatattgtttttaaataaatacatcCAAATAATTTCTCATTTTCCTCAGCCATTGTTCATCTGATCGTCAAATTACATCAACATGCTTTTTGTGTTTAAATGTTGCCATGTACCAATCATTCCTCTGGATCTCCATTCCAGAATATAGTGCAGATCACTTCTCCAAAACATTATCTGCTCACCACATTACACTGAAATCTTTTTACTTCTCGAGATACTACTAACAGACACCAGTGAAAACATTACTTCCTTGGAGGATGTCATAAAACAATGTAAAATACAAAACACACCAAATTAAGGTAATAAATTATGTTTATttagaaatcccccccccccccaaaaaaaaataaagcaactCAAAAGCTGCATGACGCATATCTCTGAATGTCTCTCAGGACTGAAGAGGGACATTGCTTTGAACAGAATTCAAACAAACAGCGACTTCTCACCCAGTCGAAGATGCACAGTTCTACAGGACACATGTACAGTTTACCTCCCACTCATAACACAttcaatacaaaaataacagcaacaaactataaaaaaaaatgcagacataCATATGAATTTTAGCTGCGAATATCTTGTAACATTAACAACTGCAATGGCACACAAAACTATAAAACAGTTCAGTGCAGAGCATCTttcaaatgcacaaaacaaaCATCTTGCTGGTGAACGTCTTAAACCTGGCTACTTATCAAGCTTTTTGCATTCACTAACTTGACAAATGGGCTCATGAATATCAACAGTAATTGTGCTGCATGCTAGACTGCATGTGGACTTAGCATTTATATGGATATTGGCTACAAATTGTGCTTGAATTAATTTTGCAACATTTAATGATTACAGATTAGGTCATTTGTTGAAATGTCCATTATTTTGTAATGGTAACAGCACAATATACAGTATGAGGAGAGGAGTCCTTACCTCCACAAATGTTTATATCTAATGAAACTGGATCAATGATTTATGGATTTTCAACATCCACATCTGCCTCTGGTCTGAAAACATGAACCAGTAACTTTGTGGACTGACTGTCATCTACTTAATTCCTTCGCTCAAATAAAATGATTTTATTAAGATAAACTGTGCCATTAAAAGATGGTATCACTACGCTGCAAGCTGCTGATTCCTTCCTGTGACGCTCAGATTTTGTCTTTAAATATTGTGACTACTTAAGTGCATGCgcataaatacaaaaaacaaagtaaATCTTTAAAAGAAATACAGAAACAAATGCTAGAAACCGTGCAGCCATCTAGCTGCCGTTAGTTGGTGTTTTCCTTTGTGGTAATTGTGACGAGCTGCTTGGCTGCTTTGGCGATGTCATACGCACACTGGATGACCTGCTGGGTGACCAGCTGCATGTCAGGCCCCAGGCAGCCCTCTGAAGGCACCGCCTTCCTGCACTCACTCTGAAGCCGGTACGCACTGGACGTCAACAAGCGCAGTGAGCACCTCACCGTCTCAGAGCGCGGCTTCTGCACAAGAAGGTACAAACACAAGTGATTAAATTcaaaatgaaagccatcaaaagggcTGATGCGTGCCATGCGTGCTCTACACATCATGCTGTAACAGTATATTTACAGCGTGACGTAAATATACATGGGTAGTGGATAAGTGGTTAGTGCAGTTGGTTTAAATgcagaaggttccctgttcaaaccccacctctgccacatttctccatgtaatatggagttgtgtcaggaagcgcatccacctcagatctgatgtggcaaccccgagtgaaaacaagggagcagcctaagGGCCTTACCAATGGTGTTTGTGACTATGCTATGCAACTTCATtataagtcattcataccaaacaATTACAAATATGATTTAGGTTGTCCATCTACacttcttggttgttgatatCCACAAAAAAAGGACCAGGTTTTTCTTGACCTTTGAAATATAAATcatctctagatatctatccaagtaatgttCTCACTAAGAAGGAAATCTGTCCAACTGTTGCTACactagtgaaaacaataccctgctcagTGCTCACCATTTCAGACACACAGGGTAATCAGAGGCAACAGTTACAGTTGTGGACATAAGTTCACATAGACCTTGTCTAAAAACTTTCAAATTCCAAAATGCTTATATTAACacatatttaattaaatcaaGCAATATGTTAATGTGTACTCTACTACcacagttatttaaaaaaaatatatctcaATGCTAATATACTCTCGGCCATataagcattgtgttctttataatttgcggtttaattattaagatcctattgtcttacatacaatttgtatgtAATCAAATCAGATCgttatttgttcatgttgtgtaaataaagaaatatatgtggatcaccctctgtacatttgcacttattaatgagacaaatttaactccagaggaagctagctttgagttagcgaaagttagtgtgcatgctaatgtccgcaaaatgtcttgcaaatgACTCCACAGGTCTTatgaggttacaaaaacagcgttatcCATttctgaagtgtttatttcttgctagcttttacataatatgagaaacttatataaacacacaaaagaaagcagTTTTGTAGAGACCAgtgactgacatcacagtgcagctctactctgattggctgtcacctgcgtcactcaaaaacaaaatggatgcgactttttaatctcttaaaatacatcaaggttagccatctttgaactttccaaggtctgtgtcccaagaatgttccctgtgaatttcaggagtctgggagtaataggactgagcttatgctgagcacagacagacggacaaaaaGCCTTcataatacctgatggccatatttgatggcctcgggtaataacaGTTGCAAGCTAGATTTTCAGTGGATCACTGTTTTACGGA
This genomic window contains:
- the tchp gene encoding trichoplein keratin filament-binding protein; translated protein: MALPTLSAYGPKRSWMLAQQMARKRDQEARWRQQWEQHAHYFKEQSVHGQRQAVWSSHQSFEQSMSVYHKQRLKEEKRAQLEQRRNRLRVMLQEERVQLEAELQKVVPNRNTLSSQLAQKTQELRSLQEQRRKKVAEELLKEHWRKNNPELRQVESSLHKDHVISQWEEQISQKKQQEVAEQEEKRRFENEHERTWKEALERIRRAEEKKKAEAYKRAEDLRKQMEELKLREDEATRLKEEEEALQAQQWELEKMEEERRKAEERQKKCEIRHFLYQQYRAQLKQRAQRVQEELEADRKILAALLEREQEDRRLESAWRERAIVDAAWMKRVIEEQLQLEREREAEIDILQREEARRMWENREAQWAKERKARERLMHEVLVGRQQQLELKMEQNREAQEESLRRREELIQELERERNIRKREREQEVAHKTSRMQEINAQVEQQHQEWLEERYRMEQQEEEDREALQAEEEELRQEMQRMTKKGYQEKIHIRPRSAWT